The following coding sequences are from one Leptolyngbya sp. NIES-3755 window:
- a CDS encoding hypothetical protein (hypothetical protein FJSC11DRAFT_2356;~similar to AA sequence:cyanobase_aa:LBDG_32150), with the protein MDEFIEVMSEVIGLPIPDEYREGVVANLERIQAVAQFVLEFPLPDEIEAAPVFEP; encoded by the coding sequence ATGGATGAGTTTATAGAAGTCATGTCCGAAGTGATCGGTTTGCCGATTCCAGATGAGTACCGTGAAGGTGTCGTTGCAAACCTGGAACGAATTCAAGCAGTCGCACAATTCGTTTTAGAGTTTCCCTTGCCTGATGAGATTGAAGCTGCTCCGGTGTTTGAGCCATGA
- a CDS encoding hypothetical protein (conserved hypothetical protein;~similar to AA sequence:cyanobase_aa:LBDG_32160), which translates to MEGAVKLAVNGTLMRGLELNPNLLEIEAQFLREAQTEPAYRIWSIGDRHPAMLKVKEGGVAIAVEVWAVPASGLATLLMQEPPGLCIGKVRLADGEEVLGVLGEPFLCEGQTEITQFGGWKAYVGSK; encoded by the coding sequence ATGGAAGGTGCGGTGAAGTTAGCGGTTAATGGGACATTAATGCGCGGCTTAGAATTGAATCCGAATTTATTGGAGATCGAGGCTCAGTTTCTCCGGGAAGCTCAGACCGAACCTGCGTATCGAATCTGGTCGATTGGCGATCGACATCCTGCAATGTTGAAAGTAAAAGAAGGCGGAGTCGCGATCGCGGTTGAAGTCTGGGCAGTTCCAGCGAGCGGATTAGCGACTTTACTCATGCAAGAACCACCGGGATTATGTATCGGAAAGGTTCGACTCGCAGACGGCGAGGAAGTTTTGGGCGTATTGGGTGAGCCGTTCCTGTGTGAAGGACAAACTGAAATTACGCAGTTTGGTGGCTGGAAAGCTTATGTTGGGAGCAAATAA
- a CDS encoding 3-dehydroquinate dehydratase (similar to AA sequence:cyanobase_aa:LBDG_32170), protein MSSILVLHGPNLNLLGKREPGVYGVVTLEQINQRLVQEARSLEVELAALQSNHEGVLVDAIQAAMGEHQGILINPGAYTHTSVAIRDAIAAVNLPTVEVHLSNIHKREEFRHHSYIAPVAIGQICGFGAESYRLGLHALVHYLRQA, encoded by the coding sequence TTGAGCAGTATTTTGGTTCTCCACGGACCAAACCTGAATCTTCTGGGTAAACGAGAGCCAGGGGTTTATGGGGTAGTGACGCTGGAGCAAATTAATCAGCGTTTAGTGCAAGAAGCTCGATCGCTAGAGGTTGAACTTGCCGCGCTGCAATCGAACCATGAGGGTGTTCTGGTCGATGCAATTCAGGCTGCAATGGGCGAACACCAAGGCATTTTGATTAACCCAGGTGCGTACACACACACGAGCGTTGCGATTCGAGATGCGATTGCGGCTGTGAATCTCCCTACAGTTGAGGTACACCTCAGCAACATTCACAAGCGCGAAGAATTTCGACATCATTCCTATATTGCACCCGTTGCGATCGGACAAATTTGTGGATTTGGAGCCGAGAGCTACCGTTTGGGACTTCATGCGCTTGTACACTATTTGAGACAAGCTTAG
- a CDS encoding hypothetical protein (conserved hypothetical protein;~similar to AA sequence:cyanobase_aa:LBDG_32180), translating to MDYIEKVLEKLKEWARRVIETLLGPEEEPEGELIPIPVPVRDRHR from the coding sequence ATGGATTACATTGAAAAGGTATTGGAAAAGCTCAAAGAATGGGCACGCCGCGTGATTGAGACCCTGTTAGGTCCTGAAGAAGAACCAGAGGGTGAACTCATTCCCATCCCTGTTCCGGTGCGCGATCGTCACCGCTAA
- a CDS encoding competence-damaged protein (similar to AA sequence:cyanobase_aa:LBDG_32190) gives MNAEIISVGTELLLGDILNSNAQFLAQQFAKLGIPHYFQTVVGDNPERLKQAIGIASDRSNLLVFTGGLGPTPDDLTTETIADFFSTPLIEKPEIVEDIAAKFAQRGRQMTDNNRKQALFPQGADTLYNALGSAPGMIWQPRPNLTILTFPGVPTEMKYMWHEVAVPYLRQQGWGKEIIVSRTLRFWGISESALAEKVGNFFDLQNPTVAPYANYGQVKLRISAKSPTEQAAQKLIAPVEQQLRSIAGIDCYGADEDSLASVVGEILMAQKSTLSVAESCTGGGLGQMLTAVAGSSAYFWGGVISYDNSVKENLLGVDSSAVASQGAVSAIVAEQMAAGVRSRLNTTWGISITGVAGPGGGSDEKPVGLVYIGLANAEGATSQRYRFGDRGRDWIRQVSANSALDQIRRKLLSNV, from the coding sequence ATGAATGCGGAAATTATTAGCGTCGGAACTGAGTTGCTGCTGGGAGATATCCTCAACTCGAATGCTCAGTTTCTCGCGCAACAGTTCGCCAAATTGGGCATTCCTCATTATTTTCAAACGGTCGTTGGGGATAATCCGGAGCGACTGAAGCAAGCGATTGGGATTGCCAGCGATCGATCAAATTTGCTCGTGTTCACAGGCGGTTTGGGTCCGACTCCAGACGATTTGACGACTGAAACGATCGCAGATTTTTTCTCGACTCCTTTAATTGAAAAACCCGAAATCGTTGAGGATATCGCTGCAAAATTCGCTCAACGTGGTCGCCAAATGACCGATAACAATCGCAAACAAGCGCTATTTCCTCAAGGTGCAGACACTCTCTACAATGCACTGGGAAGCGCTCCCGGTATGATCTGGCAGCCTCGCCCAAATTTGACGATTCTTACGTTTCCTGGTGTTCCGACTGAGATGAAATATATGTGGCACGAGGTGGCTGTGCCGTATCTCAGACAGCAAGGATGGGGCAAAGAGATTATTGTGAGTCGCACTTTGCGGTTTTGGGGAATTTCAGAATCGGCTCTGGCAGAGAAAGTTGGAAACTTCTTCGACTTGCAAAATCCAACCGTTGCGCCTTATGCAAATTATGGACAGGTGAAACTGAGAATTTCTGCTAAATCGCCTACAGAGCAAGCGGCTCAGAAATTAATCGCACCCGTTGAACAGCAATTGAGATCGATCGCTGGAATCGATTGTTATGGAGCCGATGAGGATTCTTTGGCTTCCGTTGTCGGAGAAATTTTAATGGCTCAAAAATCGACTCTGAGCGTGGCGGAATCCTGTACCGGAGGCGGTTTGGGTCAAATGCTGACTGCCGTGGCGGGAAGTTCAGCTTATTTCTGGGGCGGAGTTATTTCTTATGACAACTCTGTGAAAGAGAATCTTTTAGGCGTTGATTCGAGCGCGGTCGCATCTCAAGGAGCCGTCAGCGCGATCGTGGCTGAACAAATGGCAGCGGGAGTGAGATCGCGACTCAATACCACTTGGGGCATCAGTATCACAGGGGTGGCAGGTCCCGGAGGCGGTTCAGACGAAAAACCTGTTGGACTGGTCTATATTGGATTAGCGAATGCGGAAGGGGCAACCAGTCAGCGATATCGATTTGGCGATCGAGGACGAGATTGGATTCGCCAAGTTAGCGCCAATAGTGCGCTCGACCAAATTCGCCGCAAATTGTTAAGCAATGTATAA
- a CDS encoding glycosyl transferase family protein (similar to AA sequence:cyanobase_aa:LBDG_32200) encodes MPFFALATFLISFLVVLVATPIVNRLGRRVGLVDQPNHRKVHKRPMVRLGGVAMFIGVVVALLIVWLIGGFGVFKPGKESEVWGVAIGGIAFFLIGLADDLFSLSPKTRLVLQFVVAGLAWQSGVQIDFLTNPIAGLVSLPEWASLPITVIWLVGMANAINWIDGLDGLAAGVSGIAAFVMFWTCLFMGQPQAALFAAALAGATFGFLRYNFNPAQIFMGDGGAYFIGFTLAGVGIIGLVKSVTTVAVLLPYVILAVPILDMSAVIVDRLRRGKSPFVADKRHLHHRLLKAGLSQRLAVLFIYSLTLWAGSLAMAVSGMPSGVGYAIAATIILSVTSWQVWRTAR; translated from the coding sequence ATGCCGTTTTTTGCTCTTGCCACGTTTCTGATTTCATTCCTGGTTGTTCTTGTGGCAACCCCGATCGTGAATCGCCTCGGTAGACGAGTGGGATTAGTCGATCAGCCGAATCACCGCAAAGTTCATAAGCGCCCGATGGTTCGACTGGGCGGCGTGGCAATGTTTATTGGTGTGGTAGTCGCTCTATTAATTGTTTGGTTGATCGGTGGATTTGGGGTGTTCAAGCCTGGAAAAGAATCGGAAGTGTGGGGAGTCGCGATCGGTGGAATTGCTTTCTTCTTGATCGGACTTGCAGACGATTTGTTCAGTCTTTCACCGAAAACTCGATTGGTGTTGCAGTTTGTTGTCGCTGGGTTGGCATGGCAGTCTGGGGTTCAGATTGATTTCTTGACAAACCCGATCGCGGGTCTAGTTTCGCTGCCTGAGTGGGCAAGTTTACCGATTACGGTGATCTGGCTCGTCGGAATGGCGAACGCGATTAACTGGATTGATGGACTCGATGGATTAGCAGCAGGCGTTTCAGGAATAGCAGCGTTTGTCATGTTTTGGACTTGTCTATTCATGGGACAGCCGCAAGCCGCACTATTCGCAGCAGCACTGGCGGGCGCGACTTTCGGATTTTTGCGCTACAACTTCAATCCAGCTCAGATTTTTATGGGTGATGGGGGCGCGTATTTTATTGGGTTTACGCTGGCGGGTGTTGGCATCATTGGCTTAGTAAAGAGTGTCACAACCGTTGCAGTTCTATTGCCTTACGTCATTTTGGCGGTTCCGATTTTGGATATGTCGGCGGTAATTGTCGATCGCTTACGTCGCGGAAAGTCTCCATTCGTTGCAGATAAACGCCACTTGCACCATCGATTGCTCAAGGCTGGACTATCTCAAAGACTGGCAGTCTTATTCATCTACTCGCTAACCTTGTGGGCGGGAAGTTTGGCGATGGCAGTGTCCGGAATGCCGAGCGGTGTTGGATATGCGATCGCAGCTACAATCATCTTGAGTGTGACCAGTTGGCAAGTTTGGCGGACAGCAAGATGA
- a CDS encoding serine hydroxymethyltransferase GlyA (similar to AA sequence:cyanobase_aa:LBDG_32210) translates to MTHSDFLAKSDPALALMMQQELQRQRDHLELIASENFTSAAVMEAQGSVLTNKYAEGLPSKRYYGGCEFVDRVEQLAIDRAKELFGAAHANVQPHSGAQANFAVFLTLLQPGDTIMGMDLSHGGHLTHGSPVNVSGKWFKVQHYGVSQTTERLDFDQIRDLALQHRPKLLICGYSAYPRVIEFEKFRAIADEIGAYLLADIAHIAGLVASGHHPNPIPYCDVVTTTTHKTLRGPRGGLILTRDAELGKQLDKSVFPGSQGGPLEHVIAGKAAAFGEALKPEFKTYSGQVIENAKAMATQLQNRGFKLVSDGTDNHLMLVDLRSINMTGKVADQLVSGVNITANKNTVPFDPASPFVTSGLRLGSPAMTTRGMGTVEFTEIANIIADRLLNPEDESVAQDCRRRVAALCDRFPLYPHLSAQVPALV, encoded by the coding sequence GTGACGCATTCTGATTTTCTCGCTAAGTCCGATCCCGCTCTCGCTCTCATGATGCAACAAGAACTGCAACGCCAGCGAGATCACCTAGAACTGATTGCCAGCGAGAACTTTACCTCTGCTGCGGTAATGGAAGCTCAAGGATCTGTTCTGACGAATAAATACGCTGAAGGTCTGCCTTCAAAACGCTATTACGGCGGTTGTGAATTTGTCGATCGTGTCGAGCAATTGGCAATCGATCGAGCCAAAGAACTCTTCGGAGCCGCACACGCAAACGTACAGCCTCACTCCGGTGCACAAGCGAATTTCGCAGTCTTTCTCACCTTGCTCCAACCGGGTGACACGATCATGGGCATGGACTTGTCTCATGGTGGACACTTGACCCACGGATCGCCTGTGAACGTTTCGGGTAAATGGTTCAAGGTGCAGCACTATGGCGTGAGTCAAACCACTGAGCGTCTGGATTTTGATCAAATTCGCGATCTGGCACTGCAACACCGTCCGAAGCTGTTGATCTGTGGTTACTCGGCTTATCCGCGTGTGATTGAATTCGAGAAATTTAGAGCGATCGCGGATGAGATCGGTGCGTATCTCTTAGCAGATATCGCTCACATTGCGGGATTGGTCGCATCAGGACATCATCCGAATCCGATTCCTTACTGTGATGTTGTGACCACGACGACTCATAAAACGCTGCGGGGTCCGAGAGGCGGATTGATTCTGACTCGTGATGCAGAACTCGGTAAGCAGTTGGATAAATCAGTTTTCCCTGGTAGCCAAGGTGGACCTCTAGAGCATGTGATTGCTGGAAAAGCTGCTGCATTCGGGGAAGCGCTGAAGCCTGAGTTTAAAACCTATTCAGGTCAGGTGATCGAGAACGCGAAAGCAATGGCAACTCAGCTTCAAAATCGCGGCTTCAAACTGGTTTCGGATGGTACAGACAATCACTTGATGCTGGTTGATTTACGATCGATCAATATGACCGGAAAAGTAGCCGATCAACTTGTCAGCGGTGTGAACATTACTGCGAACAAAAACACGGTTCCGTTTGATCCTGCTTCTCCGTTTGTCACCAGCGGTTTGAGACTTGGATCGCCTGCAATGACCACTCGTGGCATGGGAACGGTGGAATTTACCGAAATCGCGAATATTATTGCCGATCGCTTACTCAATCCTGAAGATGAAAGCGTTGCTCAGGATTGTCGTCGTCGAGTTGCGGCATTATGCGATCGCTTCCCGCTCTACCCACATCTCAGTGCCCAAGTTCCTGCATTGGTATAA
- a CDS encoding hypothetical protein (Q8YV04;~similar to AA sequence:cyanobase_aa:LBDG_32220): MRRDSIFYQEAKEEGREQGRQEERRSLILLLLNQKIGALSDETIAQISTLSPEQLEALAIALLNFTSISDLADWLEHSV; this comes from the coding sequence ATGCGTCGCGATTCGATTTTTTATCAAGAAGCAAAAGAAGAGGGAAGAGAACAAGGAAGACAGGAAGAACGTCGATCGCTCATCCTCTTACTCCTAAATCAGAAAATTGGAGCGCTGTCGGATGAAACGATCGCTCAAATTTCCACACTCAGTCCTGAACAACTCGAAGCATTGGCGATCGCACTTCTCAATTTCACTTCGATCAGCGATTTGGCGGACTGGCTCGAACACTCTGTTTAG
- a CDS encoding UDP-N-acetylglucosamine pyrophosphorylase (similar to AA sequence:cyanobase_aa:LBDG_32230) — translation MVAVAILAAGRGTRMKSDLPKVLHPLGSRSLIDRVLGSTRTIKPSRRLVIVGYQADLVRESLANYPAEIEFVEQTEQLGTGHAIQQLIPSLENFDDDLIVLNGDLPLLRPETLTLLLETHRSKGNAATLLAAHVPDPTGYGRVFCDENQILTEIVEDRDCTPEQRCNTRMNAGAYCFRWRDLVQVLPKLTSNNDQKEYYITDAINFFDAVTVVDVPDYQEVLGINDRAQLAEAYSILQNRIRDRWMKEGVTMIDPASVTIDDTVELEANVTIEPQTHLRGNTVIKAGSRIGPGSLIEDSQIGENVTVLFSVVTGSVIHDHAQIGPYSHLRSPVEIGAGCRVGNFVELKNTTLGERTNAAHLSYLGNATIGNRVNIGAGTITVNYDGVKKYPTKIGDRTKIGSNNCLVAPITIGEDVTTAAGSTITEDLPNDCLAIARARQVVKLGWRRKDKSES, via the coding sequence ATGGTAGCGGTGGCAATTCTGGCGGCAGGTCGTGGAACGCGGATGAAATCGGATTTACCCAAGGTGCTGCATCCGTTGGGCAGTCGATCGCTGATCGATCGAGTTTTGGGCAGCACTAGGACGATCAAGCCGTCACGACGATTGGTGATTGTAGGCTACCAAGCCGATTTGGTGCGGGAATCTTTAGCGAACTATCCCGCAGAAATTGAGTTTGTCGAACAGACTGAACAGTTGGGAACAGGACACGCGATTCAGCAGTTGATTCCATCGCTTGAGAATTTTGACGATGATTTGATTGTGCTGAATGGCGATTTGCCGCTATTGCGTCCTGAAACGTTGACTTTATTGTTGGAAACTCATCGATCGAAAGGAAATGCTGCAACGTTACTCGCGGCTCATGTTCCCGATCCGACTGGATATGGGCGCGTATTCTGTGATGAAAATCAGATTTTGACAGAAATTGTTGAGGATCGCGATTGCACTCCGGAGCAGCGTTGCAATACTCGAATGAATGCAGGCGCGTATTGTTTTCGATGGAGGGATCTCGTTCAAGTTCTACCTAAACTCACCTCGAATAACGATCAGAAAGAGTATTACATCACAGATGCGATTAACTTCTTTGATGCTGTGACCGTAGTAGATGTACCGGACTATCAGGAAGTTTTGGGAATTAACGATCGCGCTCAACTCGCGGAAGCGTATTCGATTTTGCAAAACCGGATTCGCGATCGCTGGATGAAAGAAGGCGTAACCATGATTGATCCGGCGAGTGTGACGATCGATGATACGGTCGAACTCGAAGCGAACGTCACGATCGAGCCTCAAACTCATTTACGCGGCAATACTGTGATCAAAGCGGGAAGCCGAATTGGTCCGGGTAGCTTAATCGAGGATAGTCAAATTGGAGAAAACGTCACGGTTCTGTTCTCGGTTGTTACTGGCAGTGTGATTCACGATCATGCTCAAATCGGTCCCTACTCGCATCTGAGATCTCCTGTCGAAATTGGTGCAGGTTGCCGAGTTGGAAACTTTGTGGAGTTGAAAAATACGACGTTGGGAGAGCGAACGAATGCGGCTCATCTCTCGTATTTGGGTAATGCCACGATCGGGAATCGCGTCAATATTGGAGCCGGAACAATTACCGTGAACTACGACGGTGTAAAGAAATATCCGACGAAGATTGGCGATCGTACAAAAATCGGTTCAAACAATTGTCTGGTTGCTCCCATTACGATCGGCGAGGATGTCACCACTGCGGCAGGGTCAACGATTACTGAAGATTTACCAAATGATTGTTTAGCGATCGCTCGTGCCCGTCAAGTGGTCAAACTCGGATGGCGCAGAAAAGACAAATCAGAATCTTAG
- a CDS encoding response regulator receiver protein (similar to AA sequence:cyanobase_aa:LBDG_03120): MASHKVIVIDDSAVIRNMVRDMLPKGNFEVLEAKDGLQGINLIRQERPTLIMLDFLLPRMSGWEVYQQIQSSAELQTIPLVLMSGRKEEVAEKLQEPFEYFEFVQKPFDQKGLIEAIKTAMSKAKRRPATIKPSTLAVSGSADAAEIEALNQKIAKMQAEIDGLKKQMAQLLTFVKQKLK; the protein is encoded by the coding sequence GTGGCAAGTCACAAAGTCATAGTTATCGATGATAGCGCCGTGATTCGGAACATGGTGCGAGATATGCTACCGAAAGGTAATTTTGAAGTTTTAGAAGCGAAGGATGGTCTGCAAGGAATCAACTTGATTCGGCAGGAACGTCCGACGCTGATTATGCTGGATTTCTTGCTGCCTCGAATGAGCGGCTGGGAAGTGTATCAGCAAATCCAAAGCAGTGCCGAACTGCAAACGATTCCATTGGTACTGATGTCCGGGCGCAAAGAAGAAGTGGCAGAAAAGCTACAAGAGCCGTTTGAATATTTTGAATTTGTTCAGAAGCCGTTCGATCAAAAAGGCTTGATTGAGGCGATTAAGACGGCAATGAGTAAGGCGAAACGTCGTCCAGCCACGATCAAGCCTTCAACTCTTGCTGTGAGTGGTTCAGCGGATGCGGCTGAGATCGAAGCGCTGAATCAGAAGATTGCGAAAATGCAGGCTGAGATTGACGGTCTGAAGAAGCAAATGGCGCAGTTGTTGACGTTTGTGAAGCAAAAACTGAAATAG
- a CDS encoding lipoic acid synthetase (similar to AA sequence:cyanobase_aa:LBDG_03130) produces MSSQTNRSAISDRRALIQSMPDWLRRSIGNASEISTVQQIIKQRQIHTICEEGRCPNRGECYAQKTATFLLMGPTCTRSCAFCQVDKGHAPMPLDADEPQKVAESVQLLGLKYVVLTSVARDDLADQGAGWFVETMRKIRALNPETQIELLTPDFWGGRQDGASPEELQHQRIATIVSEKPACYNHNIETVQRLQAPVRRGAKYDRTLRVLQIVKELDPTLSTKSGLMLGHGETEEEVIETLKDLRAVECDRVTIGQYMRPSLEHLPVQKYWHPDEFERLGTIAKALGFSHVRSAPLVRSSYHAGEET; encoded by the coding sequence ATGTCTTCCCAAACGAATCGATCTGCAATTTCTGACCGTCGTGCTCTAATTCAATCGATGCCCGACTGGTTACGCCGCTCGATCGGGAATGCCAGTGAGATTTCGACCGTTCAACAAATTATCAAACAGCGGCAGATTCACACGATTTGCGAGGAAGGACGCTGCCCGAATCGTGGAGAATGTTACGCCCAAAAGACTGCGACCTTTTTGCTGATGGGTCCGACCTGTACTCGATCGTGCGCTTTCTGCCAGGTGGATAAAGGTCATGCTCCAATGCCACTCGATGCCGATGAGCCGCAGAAAGTCGCAGAATCGGTACAGCTTCTCGGATTGAAATATGTGGTTCTGACTTCGGTGGCGCGGGATGATTTGGCAGATCAAGGAGCAGGATGGTTCGTGGAAACGATGCGGAAAATTCGGGCACTGAATCCTGAGACTCAAATCGAGCTACTGACTCCGGACTTTTGGGGCGGACGGCAAGATGGAGCTTCACCTGAAGAATTGCAACATCAACGGATTGCGACGATCGTATCTGAGAAACCCGCTTGCTATAACCATAATATCGAGACAGTGCAACGGTTACAGGCTCCAGTCCGACGAGGCGCGAAATACGATCGAACCCTCCGAGTCCTCCAAATCGTAAAAGAACTTGATCCGACCCTTTCAACCAAATCCGGTCTGATGTTGGGACATGGCGAAACCGAGGAAGAAGTGATCGAAACGCTGAAAGACTTGAGAGCAGTCGAGTGCGATCGCGTGACGATCGGTCAATACATGCGCCCTTCCCTCGAACACCTACCGGTTCAGAAATATTGGCATCCTGATGAATTCGAGCGACTGGGAACGATCGCCAAAGCGCTTGGATTTTCTCATGTACGATCGGCTCCTTTGGTTCGTAGTTCCTATCACGCAGGTGAGGAAACCTAG
- a CDS encoding hypothetical protein_185 (similar to AA sequence:cyanobase_aa:LBDG_34110) has protein sequence MVPEESPTSRKCVGRQPQFRCTPVENLNQSRRRHRISTIAFTLSLGWLTSSLAIPARAADLSIGNEGIRVNRDATLESEFVESHGAYQSTFGVINLTTKEKTPLLIETKPSDSPDSIFRPSTKIDDVGTPQDFPGTPGNAVPQPTGRMTFRPNNDYVFYLESSFNGRPTGILYSTDRLNPNAEQHVRFTGNINALCQTGGMQLGWDDTGSRIVRDRPAQDRDFDDFVVRLRDTACPVGQGEPPPVVSPISPGTPVGQVPAAGAGTTGGGFLLPLGIVAGLAGLGVALSGDGDSGGGGGGGGGGVPPTEVIPEPMTILGSSAAVGFAALMQRRRAKKKGKKKD, from the coding sequence ATGGTGCCAGAAGAAAGTCCTACTTCAAGGAAGTGTGTGGGGAGACAGCCTCAGTTCCGCTGTACTCCTGTGGAGAACCTGAATCAATCACGGCGTAGGCATCGGATTTCAACGATCGCATTCACGCTCTCACTTGGATGGTTAACAAGCAGTTTGGCGATTCCAGCGCGGGCTGCGGATTTGTCGATCGGCAATGAAGGCATCCGAGTTAACCGAGACGCGACGCTCGAATCCGAGTTCGTTGAATCTCATGGTGCATATCAATCGACCTTTGGTGTGATCAATTTGACCACAAAGGAGAAAACCCCGCTCCTGATCGAAACCAAGCCGTCCGATAGTCCAGATAGCATTTTCCGTCCCTCTACCAAAATCGATGATGTTGGGACACCGCAGGATTTTCCCGGAACGCCTGGAAACGCAGTGCCGCAACCGACTGGAAGAATGACCTTCCGTCCCAACAACGACTATGTGTTCTATTTAGAATCCTCGTTTAATGGTAGACCTACAGGTATTTTGTATTCGACCGATCGCTTAAATCCAAATGCGGAGCAGCACGTCCGGTTTACAGGCAATATCAATGCCTTGTGCCAAACCGGAGGAATGCAGCTTGGATGGGATGATACGGGATCGAGAATCGTGCGCGATCGTCCAGCCCAAGACCGCGACTTTGATGACTTTGTAGTGCGGCTGCGCGATACGGCTTGCCCAGTTGGACAGGGTGAACCGCCTCCTGTCGTCTCTCCGATTTCGCCTGGGACACCTGTTGGTCAGGTTCCAGCAGCGGGCGCAGGGACAACGGGCGGTGGATTCTTGCTGCCTTTAGGAATTGTCGCGGGTCTGGCGGGATTAGGAGTCGCGCTGAGCGGTGATGGCGATAGCGGCGGTGGCGGCGGTGGCGGCGGTGGCGGTGTGCCTCCAACCGAAGTCATCCCTGAGCCGATGACCATTTTAGGATCGAGTGCTGCGGTTGGATTTGCTGCCTTGATGCAGCGCCGCAGAGCGAAGAAGAAGGGCAAGAAGAAAGATTAA
- a CDS encoding glycosyl transferase family 2 (similar to AA sequence:cyanobase_aa:LBDG_00980) — MFWVELVLVILVLGSIAFYLACTWFTVRFFSEPQPSPALHQEPVSILVPICGLDEGALENWTSLCTQTYSTYEVLFGVVDSDDPAIPVLHQLQAQFSDLVQVFVGLPPRGINYKDSTLSYLLEKTKYETLIFVDSDIRVEPDYIQTVTAPLDRVDVVTCAYIGHDPQFLPSAIASLGRCCDFIPSALIARAIDQGLQFAIGVTIAVRRTTLMNFGGLQLNRIGSDHNLGKRAAKAGYKVELSQLVLESDTGKESLSDLFQRELRWSRTIRFNKGNIYYTMIFCYGTVFCLPLLIVSNFSTWAIALSSVTCVIRYTQALIAIFSMKSPDLLRWVWALPFRDALSLIIWAIGGFGRNAYWRGRKLRIEGDGMIQQI, encoded by the coding sequence ATGTTTTGGGTTGAACTGGTGTTGGTGATCCTAGTCTTGGGATCAATTGCGTTTTATCTCGCTTGTACTTGGTTTACGGTTCGGTTTTTTTCAGAGCCTCAACCCAGTCCTGCGTTACACCAAGAGCCTGTCTCGATCTTGGTTCCAATCTGTGGGCTAGACGAGGGTGCGCTTGAAAACTGGACTTCTCTATGCACTCAGACCTATTCCACGTATGAAGTTCTCTTTGGGGTGGTTGACTCAGACGATCCAGCGATTCCAGTCCTGCATCAATTACAGGCGCAGTTTTCCGACTTGGTGCAGGTGTTTGTTGGACTTCCGCCTCGTGGAATTAATTACAAAGATAGTACGCTGAGCTATTTGCTAGAGAAAACAAAGTACGAAACTTTAATCTTTGTAGATAGCGATATTCGAGTTGAGCCGGATTATATTCAAACCGTTACCGCACCGCTCGATCGAGTTGATGTTGTAACTTGTGCCTATATTGGGCATGATCCGCAATTTCTTCCATCTGCGATCGCCTCTTTAGGACGCTGCTGTGATTTCATTCCGAGTGCTTTGATTGCACGAGCCATCGATCAAGGATTACAGTTTGCGATTGGAGTGACGATCGCGGTTCGCAGGACAACTTTGATGAATTTTGGTGGGCTGCAACTCAATCGAATTGGCTCTGATCATAATCTAGGGAAACGAGCGGCAAAAGCAGGCTACAAAGTGGAACTCTCGCAACTTGTCCTCGAATCTGATACGGGAAAAGAAAGTCTCAGTGATTTGTTTCAGCGTGAGTTGCGCTGGTCGAGAACGATTCGATTCAACAAAGGTAATATTTATTACACCATGATTTTCTGCTACGGAACCGTATTCTGTCTCCCGTTGTTAATCGTCTCTAATTTTTCAACTTGGGCGATCGCACTTTCATCCGTAACTTGTGTGATTCGTTATACTCAAGCGTTAATCGCAATATTCAGTATGAAGAGTCCTGATCTATTGCGTTGGGTATGGGCATTACCATTTCGAGATGCCTTGAGCTTAATAATTTGGGCGATCGGTGGATTTGGGCGAAATGCCTATTGGAGAGGTCGCAAACTGCGGATCGAAGGCGATGGAATGATTCAGCAAATTTGA